Within the Halomonas sp. HL-93 genome, the region ACAACTTACGCCAGAGCAGTACCGCGTCACCCGCGAAAAAGGCACAGAGCGTCCGTTTACGGGCGATTATCAGGTCAGTGATACCCAAGGCATCTACCACTGTGTTTGCTGCCACGCACCGCTGTTTGAGAACGAGCACAAATTTGATGCCGGCTGCGGCTGGCCCAGTTTTGACCGTCCTCTCGGCACTCGCTGCATTGAGGAACACCAGGACACATCCCATGGGATGGCCCGCACCGAAGTGGTGTGCGCCCACTGCGACGCCCACCTGGGTCACGTCTTTCCTGACGGCCCACCCCAAAGCACCGGATTACGCTACTGTATCAACTCGGTATCGTTAGAGTTTCATCCCGACGAATAAAACCAAAAAAGCTTTGCGCCCGCCAGTTCAGGATGGCGGGCGCAGTTAACGCTTAAAACTCATCCCATTGGTCAGCACTGACGCTCTGCGCTTCGCGCTGTTTAGACGATGACGAATGGTTGGGCAGTGCCTTGGCTGTTTTATCTGTCGCTTGATTCATTCTGGACAAATGTTCACGGGCGGTTTTAATGCTTTCTTCCTGAGCCCCTTCCAAGCGGAACGCATCCACCACGTTGGCCAGCTCAAAGGCCTCAAGCGCTAGGTTATCCGCGGACGCGGCAATCGACTGCACCTTCGTGGCATTTTGCTGGGTGACATTATCCATTTCGGCAATTGCCGCGTTGATTTGCCCGATGCCACTACTTTGCTCGCTAGAGGCCGTACTGATCGACTCCATCAGCTCGCTCACGCGGTTGACCTGATGCATAACGGCGTCAATCGCTTTTTCCGCCTGCTCAACGGCGCTGCGGCCACCGGTGACCTCCTGGGTAGTACTATCGATCATGCGGCGAATTTCCTG harbors:
- the msrB gene encoding peptide-methionine (R)-S-oxide reductase MsrB; its protein translation is MAKIDKSPDQWREQLTPEQYRVTREKGTERPFTGDYQVSDTQGIYHCVCCHAPLFENEHKFDAGCGWPSFDRPLGTRCIEEHQDTSHGMARTEVVCAHCDAHLGHVFPDGPPQSTGLRYCINSVSLEFHPDE